The Neomonachus schauinslandi chromosome 4, ASM220157v2, whole genome shotgun sequence genome includes a region encoding these proteins:
- the PKIA gene encoding cAMP-dependent protein kinase inhibitor alpha gives MTDVETTYADFIASGRTGRRNAIHDILVSSASGNSNELALKLAGLDINKTEGEEDAQRTSTEQSGEAQGEAAKSES, from the exons ATGACTGATGTGGAAACTACATATGCAGATTTCATTGCTTCAGGAAGAACAGGTAGAAGAAATGCAATACATGATATCCTGGTTTCCTCTGCAAGTGGCAACAGCAATGAATTAGCCTTGAAATTAGCAGGTCTTGATATCAACAAGACAG AAGGTGAAGAAGATGCACAACGAACTTCCACAGAACAAAGTGGGGAAGCCCAGGGGGAAGCAGCAAAATCTGAAAGCTAA